One Prosthecobacter sp. SYSU 5D2 DNA window includes the following coding sequences:
- a CDS encoding BlaI/MecI/CopY family transcriptional regulator produces MPRPPKAPPAPKISDAEWTVMKVLWERGASTVAEVVKELEGRLHWKPRTVQTLIRRLAEKGALAVETVGREFRYSPAVAQDECQHEESRSFLERVFDGRLTPFVAGLMEREQVSKDDLEALRKVLREAEMNLKK; encoded by the coding sequence ATGCCACGCCCGCCCAAAGCTCCCCCTGCTCCTAAAATTTCCGATGCGGAATGGACCGTCATGAAGGTACTTTGGGAGCGTGGTGCCAGCACCGTCGCGGAGGTGGTGAAGGAGCTGGAAGGCCGGCTGCACTGGAAACCTCGTACCGTCCAGACCCTCATCCGCCGCCTGGCTGAAAAGGGAGCGCTCGCCGTGGAAACAGTGGGGCGCGAGTTTCGGTATTCGCCCGCCGTGGCCCAGGATGAATGCCAGCATGAAGAAAGCCGCAGCTTCCTGGAGCGCGTCTTCGACGGTCGCCTGACGCCATTTGTGGCGGGTCTGATGGAGCGGGAGCAGGTGTCAAAAGATGACCTGGAAGCCCTGCGCAAAGTTCTGCGTGAGGCAGAGATGAATCTCAAAAAATAA